In a genomic window of Tripterygium wilfordii isolate XIE 37 chromosome 8, ASM1340144v1, whole genome shotgun sequence:
- the LOC120004523 gene encoding protein NRT1/ PTR FAMILY 5.10-like encodes MSGPNTTWTWCIQMGAQGINLKHTVVQAEAGMSRGSANKEEKLEPVHDSVDYKGRPLLKSSSFGGWRSAMFIIGVEVAERFAYYGISSNLITYLTGSLGESTATAAARVNLWSGVASLLPLLGGFVADSFLGRYRTIVIATIVYLLGLGMLTLLAVITSHDCPKNGARKSCSPPQLHIGLFYFALYIVAIGQGGHKPCVQAFGADQFDGKDPEESKAKSSFFNWWYFSLSMGIVVTLLVLVYIQDNLSWALGFGIPCIAMVAALAIFLLGTKTYRYSAKAKTKHPIVRIGLVFVAAIKNWKITPQAIEFQEEGCGSSPPHISKQFKFLNKALFKPAGVVEDGKACSITEVEEAKAIMRLIPIWVSCLGYGILFAQVSTFFTKQGVTMDRTLTSSVNIPPATLQIFIGVSIVLLIPVYDRVFVPIARSVTKKSSGITMLQRIGIGMVLSAMAMVIAALIETKRLNTAQEHGLVNIPKATLPMSVWWLVPQYILFGAADVFTIVGLQEFFYDQVPTELRSMGLSFYLSIFGVGSLLSSLLVSVIDKSHKDSWFDNNLNQAHLDRFYWLLAGLSGGGFLLFLYFAKSYIYKR; translated from the exons ATGTCGGGCCCCAACACCACTTGGACTTGGTGTATTCAAATGGGAGCTCAAGgaattaatttaaaacacaCAGTAGTTCAGGCAGAGGCAGGCATGAGTAGAGGCAGTGCAAATAAGGAAGAAAAACTGGAACCGGTACATGACTCCGTGGACTACAAGGGCCGTCCACTCCTCAAATCCTCCTCCTTTGGGGGTTGGAGATCCGCTATGTTTATTATAG GTGTAGAGGTGGCTGAGAGATTCGCCTACTACGGCATCTCGTCGAATCTGATAACCTACTTGACGGGTTCGCTCGGCGAGTCCACCGCAACTGCGGCTGCGCGCGTTAACTTGTGGTCCGGTGTAGCTTCATTGCTGCCTCTGCTTGGTGGTTTCGTTGCTGATTCTTTCCTTGGCCGTTATCGCACCATTGTTATTGCTACGATTGTCTACCTATTG GGACTAGGCATGTTGACTCTGCTTGCCGTGATTACTTCTCATGACTGCCCAAAAAATGGCGCTAGAAAATCGTGTTCTCCTCCTCAACTCCATATAGGCTTGTTCTACTTTGCTTTATACATAGTCGCAATCGGACAAGGTGGACACAAGCCTTGTGTTCAAGCATTTGGAGCAGATCAGTTTGATGGGAAAGACCCAGAAGAGAGCAAAGCCAAAAGCTCATTCTTCAATTGGTGGTACTTCAGTTTATCAATGGGCATAGTTGTAACACTTCTGGTGTTGGTCTACATTCAGGACAATCTCAGTTGGGCCCTCGGATTCGGAATCCCCTGTATCGCAATGGTAGCTGCATTGGCCATTTTCTTGTTGGGAACCAAGACCTATAGATACAGTGCCAAGGCAAAGACAAAGCACCCAATTGTGAGAATTGGTCTAGTGTTTGTCGCGGCAATTAAGAACTGGAAAATCACTCCTCAGGCGATAGAATTTCAAGAGGAAGGTTGTGGCTCCTCACCTCCTCATATTTCCAAGcagttcaa GTTCTTAAACAAAGCTTTGTTCAAACCAGCTGGTGTTGTGGAGGATGGGAAAGCCTGTAGTATCACAGAGGTTGAAGAAGCAAAGGCGATAATGAGGCTCATTCCAATATGGGTTTCATGCTTGGGTTATGGCATACTCTTTGCACAAGTATCAACCTTCTTTACAAAGCAAGGAGTTACCATGGACAGAACACTCACGTCAAGCGTCAATATTCCACCTGCTACGCTACAAATTTTCATTGGCGTCTCAATTGTTCTCTTGATTCCAGTGTATGATCGAGTTTTCGTTCCGATAGCAAGATCGGTAACTAAGAAATCATCTGGTATCACCATGCTTCAGAGAATAGGAATTGGTATGGTCTTATCCGCTATGGCCATGGTAATTGCAGCTCTAATAGAGACAAAAAGGCTCAACACAGCACAAGAACATGGTCTAGTTAACATACCAAAAGCAACCCTTCCAATGAGTGTATGGTGGCTGGTTCCCCAGTACATTCTGTTTGGTGCTGCAGATGTGTTCACTATTGTTGGTTTGCAAGAATTCTTCTATGATCAGGTCCCAACAGAGTTGAGGAGTATGGGTCTTTCCTTTTATTTGAGTATTTTTGGTGTAGGGAGCCTCTTAAGCAGCCTGCTTGTCTCTGTTATTGACAAATCACATAAAGATAGCTGGTTTGATAATAACCTTAACCAGGCACATCTTGATCGGTTCTACTGGTTACTGGCTGGACTAAGTGGCGgaggttttcttttgtttttgtattttgctAAATCTTACATTTATAAGAGGTAG
- the LOC120004628 gene encoding transcription factor bHLH81 isoform X1, with translation MQRKPDGSSGGGAELSRGGLARFRSAPATWLEALLEDELEQPSQGLTQLLVANSPSTVRESVAYASPDDTGGFFDAGLSSSFPRQNSSPADFLIKREEYYSNYGISSDHEFAPPGMETSSAAKRFREVQLQNPSHLKGEQSGQIPGGVSSLIDAKMEKLLEDSVPCKIRAKRGCATHPRSIAERVRRTRISDRIRKLQELVPNMDKQTNTADMLDEAVEYVKFLQRQIQELTEHRRKCTCTAKD, from the exons ATGCAACGGAAACCTGACGGTAGCAGCGGTGGCGGTGCTGAACTGAGTCGGGGTGGACTAGCCCGTTTTCGCTCAGCTCCGGCTACCTGGCTTGAAGCACTTCTTGAAGACGAATTAGAGCAGCCTAGCCAGGGCTTGACACAGTTACTCGTCGCGAATTCCCCCTCAACAGTGAGAGAATCGGTCGCCTACGCTTCTCCTGATGACACTGGTGGCTTCTTCGATGCGGGCTTGTCGTCCAGTTTTCCAAGGCAGAACAGCTCTCCGGCTGACTTTCTTATTAAGCGTGAGGAATATTATTCCAACTATGGAATCTCTTCTGACCACGAGTTTGCGCCGCCCGGTATGGAAACTTCTTCGGCGGCCAAAAGGTTTAGGGAGGTCCAGTTGCAGAATCCATCTCATTTG AAAGGAGAGCAGAGTGGTCAGATACCTGGTGGAGTATCTAGTTTGATAGATGCAAAGATGGAAAAGCTTCTGGAGGATTCAGTGCCTTGCAAGATTCGTGCAAAGCGAGGCTGTGCTACGCATCCTCGAAGCATTGCAGAGAGG gttcGTAGAACTCGAATAAGCGACCGTATAAGAAAACTTCAGGAGCTTGTTCCCAACATGGATAAG CAAACAAATACTGCGGATATGTTAGACGAAGCAGTAGAGTATGTTAAGTTTCTGCAAAGACAGATTCAG GAACTTACTGAACATCGAAGAAAATGCACATGCACGGCTAAAGATTAG
- the LOC120004628 gene encoding transcription factor bHLH81 isoform X2 yields MQRKPDGSSGGGAELSRGGLARFRSAPATWLEALLEDELEQPSQGLTQLLVANSPSTVRESVAYASPDDTGGFFDAGLSSSFPRQNSSPADFLIKREEYYSNYGISSDHEFAPPGMETSSAAKRFREVQLQNPSHLKGEQSGQIPGGVSSLIDAKMEKLLEDSVPCKIRAKRGCATHPRSIAERQTNTADMLDEAVEYVKFLQRQIQELTEHRRKCTCTAKD; encoded by the exons ATGCAACGGAAACCTGACGGTAGCAGCGGTGGCGGTGCTGAACTGAGTCGGGGTGGACTAGCCCGTTTTCGCTCAGCTCCGGCTACCTGGCTTGAAGCACTTCTTGAAGACGAATTAGAGCAGCCTAGCCAGGGCTTGACACAGTTACTCGTCGCGAATTCCCCCTCAACAGTGAGAGAATCGGTCGCCTACGCTTCTCCTGATGACACTGGTGGCTTCTTCGATGCGGGCTTGTCGTCCAGTTTTCCAAGGCAGAACAGCTCTCCGGCTGACTTTCTTATTAAGCGTGAGGAATATTATTCCAACTATGGAATCTCTTCTGACCACGAGTTTGCGCCGCCCGGTATGGAAACTTCTTCGGCGGCCAAAAGGTTTAGGGAGGTCCAGTTGCAGAATCCATCTCATTTG AAAGGAGAGCAGAGTGGTCAGATACCTGGTGGAGTATCTAGTTTGATAGATGCAAAGATGGAAAAGCTTCTGGAGGATTCAGTGCCTTGCAAGATTCGTGCAAAGCGAGGCTGTGCTACGCATCCTCGAAGCATTGCAGAGAGG CAAACAAATACTGCGGATATGTTAGACGAAGCAGTAGAGTATGTTAAGTTTCTGCAAAGACAGATTCAG GAACTTACTGAACATCGAAGAAAATGCACATGCACGGCTAAAGATTAG
- the LOC120004627 gene encoding uncharacterized protein LOC120004627, producing the protein MMNLLGLFLVVSSLVAAGVLSPNPAEKHKQTEAEVIVVKEGPRVVVVEYGGQEGHLHTKVKISPPEDKDLSHMMDTTKEKIKAGLSMAPKEEKYNIPRELVCDALGKCKHKIADAIAKAKDKVSEAAHEAKDKVQETVCYVASEKKEMAHEAREAVQDVAHEAKECVEDKLGEAKEAGARKAHDIKEGAKELVEKMKERVEDVKGAEQSIDKAKEKVKDVKDIGKTAKEDIKESVEKMKERVEDVKEGAKQSIDKAKEKVKDVKDIGNTAQKDIKGNVTETAKETKQATQHNEADVLRFMYSKEGLDSFMGVVQLLGFSMAYGMCVWVTFVSSYVLAEALPRQQFGVVQSKIYPVYFMAMTYSVGLALLGLLLGQRKKLFSNKVEMLQAYNLLASLLMVLTNAFYLEPRATKVMFTRMKIEKEEGALPENPELEVVRVRIVNLNARLKKLNSYSSFVNILTLMNLTWHLVCLGQRLHETC; encoded by the exons atgatgaatctTCTGGGTCTTTTTCTAGTTGTGAGTTCCTTAGTAGCAGCAGGAGTGTTGTCTCCAAACCCAGCTGAGAAGCACAAACAAACTGAAGCAGAAGTCATAGTAGTCAAGGAAGGTCCAAGAGTAGTTGTTGTGGAGTATGGTGGTCAAGAAGGCCACCTCCACACCAAAGTCAAAATCTCACCCCCAGAAGACAAAGATCTCTCCCATATGATGGACACAACCAAAGAAAAGATCAAAGCAGGCCTTTCAATGGCTCCAAAAGAGGAGAAATACAACATCCCTAGAGAGCTTGTTTGTGATGCATTAGGCAAATGCAAGCACAAGATTGCAGATGCAATTGCTAAGGCCAAGGACAAGGTGTCCGAGGCGGCGCATGAGGCTAAAGATAAGGTCCAAGAAACAGTGTGTTATGTAGCTTctgagaagaaagagatggcACATGAAGCCAGAGAGGCTGTTCAAGATGTTGCACATGAAGCCAAAGAATGTGTGGAAGATAAATTGGGAGAAGCCAAGGAGGCTGGGGCGCGAAAAGCCCATGACATCAAAGAAGGCGCAAAGGAATTGGTTGAAAAGATGAAAGAAAGGGTGGAGGATGTCAAAGGAGCAGAGCAATCAATTGACAAGGCCAAGGAAAAAGTGAAGGATGTGAAGGACATTGGGAAGACTGCAAAGGAAGATATAAAGGAATCGGTTGAAAAGATGAAAGAAAGGGTGGAGGATGTCAAAGAAGGAGCAAAACAATCAATTGACAAGGCCAAGGAAAAAGTGAAGGATGTGAAGGATATTGGGAACACGGCGCAGAAAGATATCAAGGGAAATGTAACAGAGACGGCTAAAGAAACCAAACAAGCAACACAGCACAATGAGGCTGATGTTCTAAGGTTCATGTATTCAAAGGAGGGATTAGATTCTTTTATGGGTGTGGTTCAGTTGTTGGGGTTTTCCATGGCTTATGGGATGTGTGTGTGGGTTACATTTGTTTCAAGCTATGTGTTAGCAGAGGCTTTGCCAAGACAGCAGTTTGGGGTGGTGCAGAGCAAGATATACCCTGTTTATTTCATGGCTATGACTTATAGTGTAGGACTGGCTCTTCTGGGACTCTTGTTGGGGCAAAGAAAGAAGCTTTTCTCAAACAAGGTTGAAATGTTGCAAGCATACAATCTTCTGGCTTCACTCCTAATGGTTTTGACTAATGCATTTTATTTGGAACCTCGAGCAACTAAG GTAATGTTTACGAGGATGAaaatagagaaggaagaaggcgCACTGCCGGAAAATCCAGAACTAGAGGTGGTGAGGGTGAGAATAGTAAACCTTAATGCGAGGCTGAAGAAGCTCAATTCATATTCATCCTTTGTAAACATCCTAACTCTGATGAACCTAACTTGGCATCTAGTCTGCCTGGGCCAGCGCCTTCATGAGACGTGTTAA
- the LOC120004014 gene encoding FT-interacting protein 7-like, giving the protein MAKLVVEVLDASDLMPKDGQGSASPFVEVEFDEQRQRTQTKPKDLNPSWYEKLAFDVSNSLRDLASKTIDVVVYNDRQAGHHRNFLGRVRISGGSVPLCESEASIQRYPLDKRGLFSHIKGDVALKIYLLDHDGGSDYNHASSQQPHEKETPLQEINSNNRFDHGDHDYVPDDYHGHEEKIKKKNKKEKEVRTFHSIGTAAAAPVKEKVSEMRADFAQAATPAVMQMQMQVPVPKPNPEFMLVETFPPLAARLRYRGGDKITSTYDLVEQMHYLYVSVVKARDLPVMDVSGSLDPYVEVKIGNYKGRTKHFEKNQNPVWHQVFAFPKERLQANLVEVIVKDKDFGLDDFVGRVLFDVPEVPVRVPPDSPLAPQWYRLEDKNGVKLKQGGEVMLAVWMGTQADESFPDAWHSDAHDISQSNLANTRSKVYFSPKLYYLRAQVIEAQDLVSSEKGRAPDTYVKIILANQGRTTRPVRGVNPVWNDELMFVASEPLEDFIIISVDDRVGPGKDETLGRVIVSVRDVPQRLDTNKLPDPRWLNLYKPSLAQQEGIEKKKEKFSSKVLIRFVLEAGYHVLDESTHFSSDLQPSSKFLRKGPVGILELGILSAKNLQPMKSKDGRTTDAYCVAKYGNKWVRTRTILDTLHPRWNEQYTWEVYDPCTVITIGVFDNHHTNGSSDAKDQKIGKVRIRLSTLETERVYTHYYPLLMLTKSGLKNQGDLHLALRFTCTAWTKILVQYGKPLLPKMHYVNPIPFRFIESLRHQAMQIVAGRLTRAEPPLRSEVVEYMLDVDMNMFSLRKSKANFFRIMSLLSGITVICRWFNDICLWRNPVTTILVHVLFLILVCYPELILPTIFLYLFVIGIWNYRFRPRHPPHMDARISQADRTHPDELDEEFDTFPTSRQTDLVRMRYDRLRSVAGRVQTVAGDLASQGERAQALLSWRDPRATSIFIILSLIGAVFLYVTPFQVVAVLIGLYLLRHPRFRSKTPSVPVNFFKRLPSRADMLL; this is encoded by the coding sequence ATGGCCAAACTAGTGGTGGAAGTTCTTGACGCAAGTGATTTGATGCCCAAAGATGGGCAAGGCTCAGCAAGTCCATTTGTTGAAGTAGAATTTGATGAGCAAAGACAGAGGAcccaaacaaagcctaaagacCTCAATCCTTCTTGGTATGAAAAGCTTGCTTTTGATGTCAGCAACAGCCTCAGAGATCTAGCAAGCAAGACCATTGATGTGGTTGTGTATAATGACCGACAAGCCGGTCATCACAGGAACTTTCTTGGGCGCGTCAGGATTTCTGGTGGTTCAGTGCCTTTGTGCGAGTCTGAAGCAAGTATTCAGCGGTACCCACTCGACAAACGTGGCCTGTTCTCACACATCAAAGGAGATGTTGCTTTGAAGATTTACTTGCTTGATCATGATGGTGGTTCTGATTATAATCATGCCTCCTCACAACAACCACATGAAAAAGAGACCCCACTTCAAGAAATCAACAGTAATAACAGGTTTGATCATGGAGATCATGACTATGTACCAGATGATTATCATGGTCATGAAGAGAAGattaagaagaagaacaaaaaggagaaagaagtgAGGACCTTTCACTCAATTGgtactgctgctgctgctccaGTGAAGGAAAAGGTGTCTGAGATGAGAGCGGATTTCGCTCAAGCGGCGACACCAGCAGTTatgcaaatgcaaatgcaaGTGCCAGTCCCAAAGCCGAATCCAGAATTCATGCTGGTGGAAACCTTTCCACCTTTGGCGGCTCGATTGAGGTACAGAGGAGGTGACAAGATAACAAGTACTTATGACTTGGTGGAGCAGATGCATTACTTGTATGTAAGTGTTGTGAAGGCAAGAGATCTACCTGTTATGGATGTTTCAGGGAGTCTTGATCCTTATGTGGAAGTGAAAATTGGGAATTACAAGGGGAGGACTAAACACTTTGAGAAGAACCAGAATCCGGTTTGGCACCAAGTCTTTGCTTTCCCCAAGGAGAGATTGCAGGCCAATTTGGTGGAGGTAATAGTGaaagataaggattttgggttgGATGATTTTGTGGGGAGAGTTCTTTTCGATGTACCGGAGGTACCGGTTCGGGTGCCACCGGATAGTCCTCTGGCTCCACAGTGGTATAGATTGGAGGATAAAAATGGTGTCAAGCTTAAACAAGGGGGGGAGGTTATGCTTGCAGTTTGGATGGGAACACAAGCTGATGAGTCATTTCCAGATGCATGGCATTCTGATGCTCATGATATCAGTCAGTCCAACTTGGCTAATACAAGATCAAAGGTATACTTCTCTCCTAAATTGTATTACCTTCGTGCACAAGTAATCGAAGCACAAGATCTTGTATCTTCTGAGAAAGGCAGAGCTCCAGACACATATGTGAAGATAATACTCGCAAATCAAGGAAGAACAACCAGGCCTGTCCGTGGCGTCAACCCCGTCTGGAATGATGAGCTCATGTTTGTTGCATCAGAGCCTCTTGAGGATTTCATAATTATTTCAGTTGATGACAGAGTTGGACCTGGCAAGGATGAGACTTTAGGAAGAGTGATTGTATCAGTTAGAGATGTGCCTCAGAGACTTGATACCAACAAACTCCCTGATCCTCGCTGGTTGAACCTCTACAAGCCTTCACTTGCACAACAGGAAGGTattgagaagaagaaagaaaagttttCCAGCAAAGTCCTGATTCGGTTTGTACTCGAAGCTGGTTACCATGTTCTTGATGAGTCTACACATTTCAGCAGTGACCTTCAGCCTTCGTCAAAATTTCTGAGGAAGGGACCTGTTGGAATTCTTGAACTTGGCATTCTGAGTGCCAAAAATTTGCAGCCAATGAAGAGCAAGGATGGAAGGACAACTGATGCTTATTGTGTGGCCAAGTACGGGAACAAATGGGTTCGGACCAGAACGATCCTCGACACATTGCATCCAAGGTGGAACGAGCAGTATACTTGGGAAGTGTATGATCCCTGTACTGTAATAACAATTGGTGTCTTTGATAATCACCATACCAATGGAAGCAGTGACGCGAAAGATCAGAAGATTGGGAAGGTAAGAATTAGGCTATCCACTCTGGAGACTGAACGAGTATATACACATTACTATCCACTGCTGATGCTCACTAAATCTGGCTTGAAAAATCAAGGGGATCTTCACTTGGCATTGAGGTTTACATGTACAGCTTGGACTAAAATCTTGGTTCAATATGGAAAGCCATTGCTTCCCAAAATGCATTATGTCAACCCCATACCTTTTAGGTTCATCGAATCGCTACGCCACCAGGCAATGCAGATTGTGGCAGGAAGGCTGACGAGAGCAGAACCACCACTTAGGAGCGAGGTTGTGGAGTACatgttggatgtggatatgAATATGTTTAGTCTCCGTAAAAGCAAAGCCAATTTCTTCAGGATAATGTCTCTCTTGTCAGGGATTACAGTTATCTGCAGATGGTTCAATGACATTTGCCTCTGGAGAAACCCAGTGACAACCATTCTCGTGCATGTATTGTTCTTGATACTTGTGTGCTACCCGGAATTGATTCTGCCAACAATTTTTCTCTACCTGTTTGTGATAGGGATATGGAACTATAGGTTCAGGCCAAGGCATCCACCCCACATGGATGCTCGGATTTCCCAGGCAGATCGCACGCATCCAGATGAACTTGACGAGGAATTTGATACATTCCCAACATCCAGACAAACAGATCTTGTGAGGATGAGATATGACAGACTACGAAGTGTGGCAGGTCGAGTGCAAACCGTCGCTGGAGACTTGGCATCGCAAGGCGAAAGGGCTCAAGCATTATTGAGCTGGAGGGATCCAAGAGCCACATCTATCTTCATCATCCTCTCATTGATCGGGGCAGTGTTTTTATATGTCACTCCTTTTCAGGTAGTGGCAGTGCTGATTGGACTATACTTGCTTCGTCATCCCCGGTTCAGGAGCAAGACGCCTTCTGTTCCTGTCAATTTCTTCAAGAGATTACCATCCAGGGCAGATATGCTACTGTAA
- the LOC120003274 gene encoding V-type proton ATPase subunit G1-like: protein MDSFRGQGGIQMLLTAEQEAQRLVTDARNLKMARLKQAKDEAERDVALYRSNLEQEFQKKIHETSGSSGSTVKRLEEETEVKIKNLNDSTSRVSPDVVNTLIKYVVTVKY, encoded by the exons ATGGATTCCTTTAGAGGTCAAGGAGGCATTCAGATGCTGCTAACTGCAGAGCAGGAAGCCCAACGCCTCGTCACTGACGCTAGAAACT TGAAGATGGCAAGGTTGAAGCAAGCCAAAGATGAAGCTGAGAGAGATGTGGCACTTTACCGCTCAAATTTGGAACAGGAGTTCCAAAAGAAAATCCATGAG ACAAGCGGGAGCTCTGGCTCGACTGTAAAGCGGCTAGAAGAGGAAACTGAAGTTAAGATCAAAAACTTGAATGATTCCACATCTAGGGTCTCACCAGATGTTGTCAACACGCTCATCAAGTATGTCGTGACAGTGAAATATTGA
- the LOC120003273 gene encoding probable enoyl-CoA hydratase 2, mitochondrial — protein MGTLTTLRRSLGHHCLRKSSPSPHISKLFDLSQGSLLNVIVSGSFNLQYQSRRTLILESALSESVKLKRLSDSGIVEVNLDRPETKNAIGKDMLRGLKHAFETIDEDESAKVVLVCSSVPKVFCAGADLKERKMMTPSEVKFTVNKLRSMFSLIEALRIPTIAVIEGAALGGGLEMALSCDLRICGEEAKLGLPETGLAIIPGAGGTQRLPRLVGKSVAKELIFTGRKIGGREAMMMGLVNYCVPASEAHLKALEIAREINQKGPIAIRMAKRAINHGIEIDLASGLELEEECYDQTLHTKDRMEGLAAFAEKRKPRYFGE, from the exons ATGGGTACTCTGACGACCTTACGGAGGTCTCTCGGCCATCACTGCCTGCGAAAATCGAGTCCCAGTCCTCACATATCTAAGCTTTTCGATTTGAGTCAAGGATCGCTGCTAAACGTCATCGTCTCTGGAAGTTTCAACTTGCAGTATCAGAGTCGCCGGACTCTGATTCTAGAGTCCGCACTCTCTGAATCAGTCAAATTAAAGAGACTCTCCGACTCTG GAATTGTTGAGGTGAATTTGGATAGGCCTGAAACAAAGAATGCGATTGGGAAGGATATGCTTAGAGGGTTAAAGCATGCTTTTGAAACTATCGATGAAGATGAATCTGCTAAGGTTGTATTGGTCTGCAGTTCAGTTCCCAAGGTGTTTTGCGCTGGTGCTGATCTTAAG GAGCGCAAGATGATGACTCCTTCTGAAGTAAAATTTACTGTCAACAAGCTGCGGTCAATGTTCTCATTGATAGAG GCACTTCGTATTCCAACCATTGCTGTTATTGAAGGAGCAGCTCTGGGTGGTGGACTTGAAATGGCATTATCATGTGATCTTCGGATATGTG GAGAAGAAGCAAAATTGGGTTTGCCAGAAACAGGACTTGCTATAATTCCTGG GGCTGGTGGGACGCAACGACTTCCAAGATTGGTGGGAAAATCAGTGGCAAAGGAACTCATATTTACTGGTAGGAAGATTGGTGGAAGAGAAGCGATGATGATGG GTCTTGTCAATTACTGTGTCCCCGCCAGTGAAGCTCATCTAAAGGCGCTTGAAATTGCTCGAGAAATAAATCAGAAG GGTCCGATTGCAATAAGGATGGCGAAGAGGGCTATTAACCATGGAATTGAGATTGACTTGGCATCTGGTTTGGAATTGGAAGAAGAATGCTATGACCAAACCTTGCATACTAAAGACCGTATGGAAGGCTTGGCAGCATTTGCGGAAAAGCGGAAACCAAGGTATTTTGGTGAATAG